The Leishmania mexicana MHOM/GT/2001/U1103 complete genome, chromosome 31 DNA segment TTGCTTGTTGCCTGTGGCTCAGCTACAGGTCAGCTGCGCTAGTCACATGCGTCGCTGTGTGCCCTGGCGTCGCCTCGTGTGCGGGGGCACCGGGCTCCTACGCGAGGGCGTCGACACGGGAGGTGTGCCGTCGTCCGGCTCGCCTAGCTTCAAAGAGGCCGTTGAGGGGAAGCTagagaaggaggcggaggcgctccGGCGGGTCGCATGCTATCCTCATCGCTCCATGACCAGACCAGTCATGCCCGTACCGATGTCACAGATCCTCTCCCCGGTTTTCATGTCGAGTCTCATGGACCTGAACCAGCTGGCGACAGACCTGCACTGCCTGTCGTTCAGTGCCCCCAAAGCGCACTGGGATGCGGCGGTGATTCTCATCAAGGGCAACCCAGACGAGAAGGAGTACGAAGTGTGGGTGAACCCGTTGGTGCCCGGCTACGACGATCGAGACGCGGTGGCACCCATGTACGGCATGTGGGAGAACTGCATCTCGTGcggcacggcgacggcgtgggTGGTACGCCCGCAGCGCATCACGTGCAGCGGGTACGATGAGCACGGTAACCACAAGGTGCAGGTGCTAGACGGCATGCGAGCACGCTGCCTGATGCACGAGCTGGACCACTTGATGGGCAAGACCATCTTTCATCAAGCAGTCGGGCCAGAATTTGTTGTGAGctcggtggcgatggcgcagcgaCATCTGTGGCCGGCCAACTTCCCGTCCGCGGAGGCGTACGTCACCACTCCTGGTCAGTTTTTCGATTACGTGCACAACGCGACAGTGATTCCGCCGGGCATGGAGTGGTGGTACGCGCAGAACGCCAGGGAAGAGTTTGGTAACGAGCAAATTGGACAGTGAAGTCGTCATGCAGTGGTcgtggtgacggcgctgtgttgcgcagctgctcgcttGCCCTTTACTGGGGCTTGCTTTGGCAGACTtcgtcgtggtggtgacggtgatggcggcgcatGCCTAGCTCGCCTAGCGCGTTTTCGATctagaggagggagaagggttgtggtggtgcttCCGCTCCCGCAGGAGTACACTTCGTATGTGCTTGCTTGTGCAccgtgtgtgtctttgtgtgtgggaaaaggtgggtggggagggggcacggGGCACGGAGCACGACGCCGCTCTGGTGCGGATGAGGTTATTGTTGGCCATTTtcgtgtctctgtgtgtgtatgcgcgcaATTTGTTGTTGGTTTGATGTCTTCTCACAGGTGCTATCTGAATGGCAGTTCAAACGGAGTGAAACAAAGCCCTCATCAGCGTGGGTGCGCCGTCGTGTAGGCGGACTCGGCGGATTTGTGGTCGTGCGCCGctgattttttttgttgtttgtttgcAGCGTTCGCCGacagggtgtgtgtgtgtgtgggtgggtgggtggccGGGTGTGGCAAGTTgatctctgcgtgcgtgtctttcCAGCGCCGTATGGTGCTTGTTGCCGCACGACCACTCTCACGTCTGCTTCTCACGCCGCGTCGATCGTAATGTCctattctctctctcttttaaCGAATGTTTCTGCGTGTCCCTTGCTCACGTGGTGACCTGTTCAGTGGCGGCATTCAGCGCACTGCATGAGATGCAATAGAGGCACTGTGGGCTTACGTGTGACGCAGTGACCATCACCGAGGCACCCACTCACATCACATTTCTTGTATGACGAACATGTCGTCTGCGTTTATGGCCCAACTCCCGTTTATCGGGTCATCATCAACTCTCGGGTGGCAGCGCGACGATGTCGCACGATCATACATGGAACATGTTTTGCATCGTGCCCGTGTGCTGCTCCCGCGTcgcggctggcgcgtcgGCCTTATCAAGGAATTCTACCCGCGCGGAGCGACACTGCTTGGACTCAATGTGAATGCCGGCAGCGAGGTATGCATTCGCTTCCGTGT contains these protein-coding regions:
- a CDS encoding putative polypeptide deformylase-like protein, with the translated sequence MRRCVPWRRLVCGGTGLLREGVDTGGVPSSGSPSFKEAVEGKLEKEAEALRRVACYPHRSMTRPVMPVPMSQILSPVFMSSLMDLNQLATDLHCLSFSAPKAHWDAAVILIKGNPDEKEYEVWVNPLVPGYDDRDAVAPMYGMWENCISCGTATAWVVRPQRITCSGYDEHGNHKVQVLDGMRARCLMHELDHLMGKTIFHQAVGPEFVVSSVAMAQRHLWPANFPSAEAYVTTPGQFFDYVHNATVIPPGMEWWYAQNAREEFGNEQIGQ